Proteins from a genomic interval of Candidatus Kapaibacterium sp.:
- a CDS encoding tetratricopeptide repeat protein — protein sequence MKKRTELDKENYMNEGDSSVDEVSEDRNPAENFIQKYSKPIIIVSIVVIALVALLLYMRYQANENEIRVATLMTRIVPYFQAGDFDKALNGDPDKTYLGEKVLGLKYIADEYQSTSQGKTASLYVATIYADKADYDNALSYFEKASKSDANIVHMGGLAGIASVHEQKGNLKEAAQNYQSASELAEDDNTKSRYSFYAALCFEKNGDTDKAEKIFRTIIEENQLTEFTPMAKAGLIRLGTIIE from the coding sequence ATGAAAAAGAGAACAGAATTAGACAAAGAGAACTACATGAATGAAGGAGATTCGTCAGTTGATGAAGTTTCTGAAGACCGCAACCCGGCGGAAAATTTCATTCAAAAATACAGTAAACCAATAATCATTGTATCAATAGTAGTCATAGCATTAGTAGCATTGCTTCTCTATATGAGGTACCAGGCAAACGAAAATGAAATCAGGGTAGCAACCTTGATGACACGCATTGTACCATACTTCCAGGCAGGTGATTTCGATAAGGCGCTCAACGGCGACCCCGATAAAACCTATTTGGGAGAAAAAGTCTTAGGACTCAAGTACATAGCAGATGAATATCAGAGTACTTCTCAAGGCAAAACTGCATCTTTATATGTTGCAACAATTTACGCCGATAAAGCCGATTACGATAATGCTTTGAGCTACTTTGAAAAGGCTTCAAAATCCGATGCAAATATCGTTCATATGGGTGGATTGGCAGGCATTGCTTCTGTTCACGAACAGAAAGGCAATCTGAAAGAAGCTGCTCAAAATTACCAATCGGCATCAGAATTAGCCGAGGATGATAATACCAAATCACGCTATTCTTTCTATGCCGCATTATGTTTTGAAAAAAACGGCGATACAGACAAAGCCGAGAAAATTTTTAGAACTATCATTGAAGAGAATCAGTTAACTGAATTTACACCCATGGCTAAGGCGGGATTGATTCGACTTGGCACGATTATTGAATAA